Proteins encoded in a region of the Vicia villosa cultivar HV-30 ecotype Madison, WI linkage group LG5, Vvil1.0, whole genome shotgun sequence genome:
- the LOC131607610 gene encoding transcription factor HEC3-like has translation MFMENNQNNSSSAFTSTWSLEKMETNEQNHIILQQDHHHHHHQIPMSNSSGIWPPNSYNNMMMAAPPPQPPPSSSGSLSDILGIHQIEEVEEQEEELGAMKEMMYKIAAMQPVEIDPATIRKPKRRNVRISDDPQSVAARHRRERISEKIRILQRLVPGGTKMDTASMLDEAIRYVKFLKKQIRLLQSTPQNQQYQLPLSSQCINSTPPPNALLLSPSCDIVWPFAPNLLLTSTTASSIDLSAGVQFSAGEHSHSLPHSHSHSHVHVCDGSSSFNHHEVISE, from the coding sequence atgttcatggaaaataaccaaaataatTCTAGTAGTGCATTCACAAGCACTTGGAGTCTTGAGAAAATGGAAACAAATGAACAAAACCATATTATTCTCCAAcaagatcatcatcatcatcatcatcaaattcCTATGAGTAATTCTTCTGGAATTTGGCCACCAAATAGCTACAACAACATGATGATGGCAGCACCACCACCACaaccaccaccatcttcatcaggTTCACTCAGTGACATACTAGGGATCCACCAAATCGAAGAGGTTGAAGAGCAAGAAGAAGAGTTAGGAGCTATGAAGGAAATGATGTACAAGATTGCTGCTATGCAACCGGTGGAAATCGATCCGGCCACAATCCGTAAACCTAAGCGAAGAAACGTCCGAATCAGCGACGATCCACAAAGCGTTGCAGCTAGACATAGAAGAGAAAGAATCAGCGAGAAGATTCGTATCCTTCAGAGACTTGTTCCTGGTGGAACTAAAATGGATACTGCTTCTATGCTTGATGAAGCCATTCGTTATGTTAAGTTCTTGAAGAAGCAAATTAGGTTGCTTCAATCTACTCCTCAAAATCAACAATATCAGTTACCACTTTCATCACAATGCATCAATTCTACTCCTCCTCCTAATGCTTTGTTGTTATCTCCTTCTTGTGACATCGTCTGGCCTTTTGCACCAAATTTACTACTCACTTCCACAACGGCTTCCTCGATCGACTTGTCAGCCGGAGTTCAATTTAGCGCCGGAGAACATTCACATTCACTTCCACATTCTCATTCTCATTCACATGTCCATGTTTGTGATGGCTCATCAAGCTTTAACCATCATGAGGTAATTAGTGAGTAA